A window of the Streptomyces sp. NBC_00454 genome harbors these coding sequences:
- a CDS encoding UBP-type zinc finger domain-containing protein, which produces MTVDLLCTHIDQIRPVKPGTEGCEECLVSGDSWVHLRMCLSCGHVGCCDSSKNRHATRHYGTTAHPIAASHEPGEDWAWCYADKLMLDAA; this is translated from the coding sequence ATGACGGTGGATCTGCTGTGCACACACATCGATCAGATACGTCCGGTGAAACCCGGCACCGAGGGCTGCGAGGAGTGCCTCGTCTCCGGGGACAGCTGGGTGCACCTGCGGATGTGCCTGAGCTGCGGGCACGTCGGGTGCTGCGATTCCTCGAAGAACCGTCACGCCACCCGGCACTACGGGACCACCGCGCATCCCATCGCGGCCTCCCACGAGCCCGGCGAGGACTGGGCCTGGTGCTACGCCGACAAGCTGATGCTGGACGCGGCGTGA
- a CDS encoding FAD-dependent oxidoreductase, whose translation MAVDDDPQVLRAVRRDLRSAYGDRYRVLGASSAADALKILDSLDERGHDPALFLVDQRMPDVTGVEFLLEAVSRFPDARRVLLTAYAETDAAITAINRVRLDYYLLKPWDPPHERLFPVLDDLLSDWLATYRPAYDGIIVAGHLVSPGTHAVRDFFTRNGQPFRFLNVERDPEALTVIAAAQAGAALPLVRFPDGSVLSAPSDTQLAQRLGLATTASRPHYECVIVGAGPAGLAAGVYSASEGLSTLMLDSRAPGGQAGTSSLIENYLGFPSGLSGGDLTRRATIQAARFGAEILHPVEVVSLTRDDPAKILTLADGTEISAETVLLATGVSYNRLDAPGADRFEGAGLYYGAATTESSACISQHVFIVGGANSAGQAAVHFAKYAARVTILVRAGSLDASMSRYLIDEIERTPNIEVKVRTTVVRLDGEDHLERLTLHDADTGEDREVPARFMFTFIGARPHTDWLAGVVERDEFGFVLTGSDLISNGGELPEEWSLERAPYPLETSVPGVFSAGDVRAHSVKRVASGVGEGAMAVSLIHRYRSMG comes from the coding sequence CTGGCCGTGGACGACGACCCGCAGGTGCTGCGCGCCGTCCGCCGGGACCTGCGCAGCGCCTACGGCGACCGCTACCGGGTCCTCGGCGCCTCCTCGGCCGCCGACGCCCTCAAGATCCTGGACTCCCTCGACGAACGCGGCCACGACCCGGCGCTCTTCCTCGTGGACCAGCGGATGCCCGACGTCACGGGCGTCGAGTTCCTACTCGAAGCCGTCTCCCGCTTCCCGGACGCCCGCCGGGTCCTGCTGACGGCCTACGCCGAGACGGACGCGGCCATCACCGCCATCAACCGGGTCCGCCTGGACTACTACCTGCTCAAGCCGTGGGACCCGCCCCACGAGCGGCTCTTCCCCGTCCTGGACGACCTCCTGTCGGACTGGCTGGCCACCTACCGCCCCGCGTACGACGGGATCATCGTCGCGGGCCACCTGGTCTCCCCCGGCACCCACGCCGTCCGGGACTTCTTCACCCGCAACGGCCAGCCGTTCCGCTTCCTCAACGTCGAACGGGACCCGGAGGCGCTCACCGTGATCGCCGCCGCCCAGGCCGGCGCGGCGCTCCCGCTGGTCCGCTTCCCCGACGGCTCGGTGCTCTCCGCGCCGAGCGACACCCAGCTCGCCCAGCGCCTGGGCCTGGCCACCACCGCCTCCCGCCCGCACTACGAGTGCGTGATCGTCGGGGCGGGCCCGGCGGGCCTCGCGGCCGGCGTCTACTCGGCGTCCGAGGGCCTGTCCACCCTGATGCTGGACTCCCGCGCCCCGGGCGGCCAGGCCGGCACCTCCAGCCTGATCGAGAACTACCTCGGCTTCCCCTCCGGCCTCTCCGGCGGCGACCTGACCCGCCGCGCCACCATCCAGGCGGCCCGGTTCGGCGCCGAGATCCTGCACCCGGTGGAGGTGGTCTCGCTGACCCGGGACGACCCGGCGAAAATCCTGACCCTGGCGGACGGTACGGAGATCAGCGCCGAGACGGTGCTCCTGGCGACCGGGGTCTCGTACAACCGGCTGGACGCCCCCGGCGCGGACCGCTTCGAGGGCGCCGGGCTGTACTACGGGGCGGCGACCACCGAGAGCTCTGCGTGCATCTCGCAGCACGTGTTCATCGTGGGCGGCGCCAACTCGGCCGGCCAGGCGGCGGTGCACTTCGCGAAGTACGCGGCCCGGGTGACGATCCTGGTGCGCGCCGGGTCCCTGGACGCGAGCATGTCCCGGTACCTCATCGACGAGATCGAGCGCACCCCGAACATCGAGGTGAAGGTCCGCACCACGGTCGTGCGCCTCGACGGCGAGGACCACCTCGAACGCCTGACCCTCCACGACGCGGACACCGGCGAGGACCGGGAGGTCCCGGCGCGCTTCATGTTCACCTTCATCGGCGCCCGCCCGCACACCGACTGGCTGGCCGGGGTGGTGGAGCGGGACGAGTTCGGCTTCGTCCTCACCGGCTCCGACCTCATCTCCAACGGCGGCGAGCTCCCGGAGGAGTGGAGCCTGGAGCGCGCCCCGTACCCCCTCGAGACGAGCGTCCCCGGGGTCTTCTCGGCGGGAGACGTACGGGCCCACTCGGTCAAGCGGGTCGCCTCGGGCGTGGGCGAGGGAGCCATGGCGGTCTCACTGATCCACCGCTACCGCTCGATGGGCTGA
- a CDS encoding antibiotic biosynthesis monooxygenase — MTTTVEYIRYRIALDDQPAFESAYVKAAEALAASPECIDYELARCEEENDREHYILRIRWTSVDAHLNGFRKGEHFPAFFSAIRPYVTAIEEMQHYLVTEVAGPGKAADPS, encoded by the coding sequence ATGACCACCACCGTCGAATACATCCGCTACCGGATCGCATTGGACGACCAGCCCGCCTTCGAGAGCGCGTACGTCAAGGCGGCCGAGGCCCTGGCGGCCTCGCCGGAGTGCATCGACTACGAACTGGCGCGCTGCGAGGAGGAGAACGACCGGGAGCACTACATCCTGCGCATCCGCTGGACCTCGGTCGACGCCCACCTCAACGGATTCCGCAAGGGCGAGCACTTCCCGGCCTTCTTCAGCGCGATCCGCCCGTACGTGACGGCCATCGAGGAAATGCAGCACTACCTCGTCACCGAGGTCGCCGGGCCCGGAAAGGCCGCCGACCCCTCATGA
- a CDS encoding group II truncated hemoglobin → MSTAPGTTPTIYEWMGGEEAMNRLTDVFYAHALQDEILAPVFAGMDSEHPRHVAVWLSEVFGGPKEYTAAHGGHQHMATKHLGRAITEGQRRRWVDLLMDTADEVGLPTDPEFRAVFAYYIEWGTRMALIYSGPNPPPVNAADIPVWSWGQTPPWIPKG, encoded by the coding sequence ATGAGCACCGCACCCGGCACCACGCCCACCATCTACGAGTGGATGGGCGGGGAAGAGGCGATGAACCGCCTCACGGACGTCTTCTACGCCCACGCCCTGCAGGACGAGATCCTGGCCCCGGTCTTCGCCGGCATGGACTCGGAGCACCCCCGGCACGTCGCGGTCTGGCTGTCGGAGGTCTTCGGCGGCCCGAAGGAGTACACCGCGGCCCACGGCGGCCACCAGCACATGGCCACCAAGCACCTGGGCCGCGCGATCACCGAAGGGCAGCGCCGCCGCTGGGTGGACCTGCTGATGGACACGGCCGACGAGGTGGGGCTGCCCACCGACCCGGAGTTCCGCGCGGTGTTCGCGTACTACATCGAGTGGGGCACCCGGATGGCCCTGATCTACTCGGGTCCCAACCCGCCCCCCGTGAACGCGGCCGACATCCCGGTCTGGTCCTGGGGGCAGACACCACCCTGGATCCCGAAGGGCTGA
- a CDS encoding barstar family protein encodes MTLDPQQPLAPAVAAAEEAGWAVLRLDLDGVRSKTELMRRCGEALALPEWFGGNWDALADCLIDLSWLPGAPGRLLAVTSWGGYAAARPGDWATFEDVLEQAVDFWRDSTEGALTVLLAAPEPRPRPKPGPPKPSPGPGSHKR; translated from the coding sequence ATGACCCTGGACCCGCAGCAGCCCCTGGCCCCTGCCGTCGCCGCCGCCGAGGAGGCGGGGTGGGCGGTGCTGAGGCTGGACCTGGACGGGGTACGGAGCAAGACCGAGCTCATGCGGCGGTGCGGCGAGGCGCTGGCCCTGCCCGAGTGGTTCGGCGGGAACTGGGACGCGCTGGCGGACTGCCTGATCGATCTGTCCTGGCTGCCGGGGGCGCCGGGGCGGCTGCTGGCCGTGACCTCGTGGGGCGGGTACGCGGCGGCCAGGCCGGGGGACTGGGCGACCTTCGAGGACGTCCTGGAACAGGCCGTGGACTTCTGGCGGGACTCGACCGAGGGCGCGCTGACCGTGCTGCTGGCGGCGCCCGAGCCCAGGCCCCGGCCGAAGCCTGGTCCGCCGAAGCCGAGTCCGGGTCCGGGCTCGCACAAGCGGTGA
- a CDS encoding ribonuclease domain-containing protein gives MIFRNVPRSLLRVLGAVLLCAALVGAVGCSGKNPAPTAAASTSASSGRSSASTGAEAVPSGSAAPTAAPGWAKGMATVRAAALPQQARDVLALIDKGGPYQYRQDGTVFGNFEKALPQKKRGYYHEFTVKTPGERDRGARRIVTGEGGEFFYTDDHYKTFKAVLR, from the coding sequence ATGATCTTTCGGAACGTGCCCCGATCGTTGCTGCGTGTGCTGGGAGCTGTGCTCCTCTGCGCGGCACTGGTCGGTGCGGTGGGCTGCAGCGGGAAGAATCCCGCGCCTACCGCCGCCGCCAGTACGAGTGCCAGTAGCGGTAGAAGCAGTGCCAGTACCGGTGCCGAAGCGGTCCCGAGTGGCTCCGCCGCGCCGACCGCCGCGCCCGGATGGGCGAAGGGGATGGCGACGGTACGCGCTGCCGCGCTGCCGCAGCAGGCCCGTGACGTGCTCGCGCTGATCGACAAGGGCGGGCCGTACCAGTACCGGCAGGACGGCACGGTCTTCGGGAACTTCGAGAAGGCCCTGCCCCAGAAGAAGCGTGGCTACTACCACGAGTTCACCGTGAAGACTCCCGGTGAACGAGATCGCGGGGCCCGGCGGATCGTGACCGGTGAGGGCGGGGAGTTCTTCTACACGGACGACCACTACAAGACCTTCAAGGCGGTTCTCCGATGA
- a CDS encoding sugar-binding domain-containing protein, producing MSAGRSALRMGPAELVQAAAMARRFYLEGKSKIQIAEEFGVSRFKVARVLETALERDLVRIEIRVPAELDAERSDALRARYGLRHAVVVESPADATEDAPDPENLGAVAADLLGELVNEGDVLGLAWGRSTIHMAASLHRLPPCTVVQLTGVYDAGTAERGSVEAVRRAAQVSGGDAHPIYAPMLLPDPATAAALRNQTGIARAFEYFDKVTVAAVSIGSWEPGISTVHDMLSDEERAHYASLGVAAEMSAHLFDSEGRRVGRDLGERCITVEADRLRRIPEVVAIAGGLRKASAIGAVLRSGLVTSLVTDTAVADYLLTESQPGLRPALERADPDE from the coding sequence ATGTCGGCGGGACGGTCAGCCCTGCGGATGGGACCCGCGGAGCTGGTGCAGGCGGCGGCCATGGCGCGCCGCTTCTACCTGGAGGGGAAGTCCAAGATCCAGATCGCCGAGGAGTTCGGCGTGAGCCGCTTCAAGGTGGCCCGGGTCCTGGAGACCGCCCTGGAGCGCGACCTCGTACGCATCGAGATCCGGGTGCCGGCCGAGCTGGACGCGGAGCGCTCCGACGCGCTGCGCGCCCGGTACGGGCTGCGGCACGCGGTCGTGGTCGAGTCCCCGGCCGATGCCACCGAGGACGCCCCGGACCCGGAGAACCTGGGCGCCGTGGCCGCCGATCTGCTGGGCGAGCTCGTCAACGAGGGCGATGTACTGGGCCTCGCGTGGGGGCGCTCGACCATCCACATGGCCGCCTCCCTGCACCGGCTGCCCCCGTGCACCGTCGTCCAGCTGACCGGCGTGTACGACGCCGGGACGGCCGAGCGCGGGTCCGTGGAGGCCGTGCGCAGGGCCGCGCAGGTCTCGGGCGGGGACGCGCACCCCATCTACGCCCCGATGCTGCTGCCGGACCCGGCCACCGCGGCCGCCCTGCGCAACCAGACGGGGATCGCGCGCGCCTTCGAGTACTTCGACAAGGTCACCGTCGCCGCCGTCTCCATCGGTTCCTGGGAGCCGGGGATCTCGACCGTCCACGACATGCTGAGCGACGAGGAGCGGGCGCACTACGCCTCGCTGGGGGTGGCCGCCGAGATGTCGGCCCACCTGTTCGACTCGGAAGGCCGCCGGGTCGGCCGGGACCTCGGAGAGCGCTGCATCACCGTGGAGGCCGACCGGCTGCGCAGGATCCCCGAGGTCGTGGCCATCGCCGGCGGGCTGCGCAAGGCCTCCGCGATCGGGGCGGTGCTGCGGTCGGGACTGGTGACCAGCCTGGTCACCGACACCGCCGTGGCGGACTACCTGCTGACGGAATCGCAGCCCGGTCTGCGTCCCGCGCTGGAGCGGGCCGACCCCGACGAGTGA
- the rpe gene encoding ribulose-phosphate 3-epimerase: MAVQINPSILSADFARLAEEAKAVQGADWLHVDVMDNHFVPNLTLGMPIVESLSRATDIPLDLHLMIEDPDRWAPQYIEAGAGSVTFHAEAAAAPVRLAREIRAKGARASMALKPATPIEQYEDILPELDMVLIMTVEPGFGGQPFLDIMLPKIRRTRELISKHGLEVWLQVDGGVSASTIERCAEAGADVFVAGSAVYGAVDPAAAVRTLREQAGVAIAAAPWACDH, from the coding sequence ATGGCCGTTCAGATCAATCCCAGCATCTTGTCCGCCGACTTCGCCCGGCTCGCCGAGGAGGCGAAGGCCGTCCAGGGGGCCGACTGGCTGCATGTCGACGTCATGGACAACCACTTCGTCCCGAACCTCACGCTCGGCATGCCGATCGTGGAGTCGTTGAGCCGTGCCACGGACATCCCGCTGGACCTGCACCTGATGATCGAGGACCCCGACCGGTGGGCCCCCCAGTACATCGAGGCCGGCGCCGGTTCCGTGACCTTCCACGCCGAGGCCGCGGCCGCGCCGGTGCGGCTCGCGCGGGAGATCCGGGCCAAGGGGGCTCGGGCGTCCATGGCGCTGAAGCCCGCGACGCCGATCGAGCAGTACGAGGACATCCTTCCCGAGCTCGACATGGTGCTGATCATGACCGTCGAGCCCGGCTTCGGCGGTCAGCCGTTTCTGGACATCATGCTGCCCAAGATCCGCCGCACCCGCGAGCTGATCTCCAAGCACGGCCTCGAGGTGTGGCTCCAGGTCGACGGCGGGGTCTCGGCCTCGACCATCGAGCGGTGCGCGGAGGCCGGCGCGGACGTGTTCGTCGCGGGCAGCGCGGTCTACGGAGCGGTGGACCCCGCGGCTGCCGTACGCACGCTGCGTGAGCAGGCGGGCGTGGCGATCGCCGCGGCGCCCTGGGCTTGCGACCACTGA
- a CDS encoding RsmB/NOP family class I SAM-dependent RNA methyltransferase, which translates to MSEQPPRRPAATKANGKPAKPYRRPQKDPVRMLAFEVLRAVDERDAYANLVLPPLLKKARKDETFQARDAALATELVYGTLRRQGTYDAVIKACIDRPLREVDPPVLDVLSLGAHQLLGTRIPTHAAVSASVELARVVLGDGRAKFVNAVLRKIAAHDLEGWLEKVAPPYEDDAEEHLAVYHSHPRWVVTALWDSLGGGRAGIEDLLEADNERPEVTLVARPGRSTQEELLEAVGEDSALPGRWSPYAVRMAEGGEPGALEAVREGRAGVQDEGSQLVAMALAAVPVEGRDERWLDGCAGPGGKAALLAALAAQRGAFLLASEKQPHRARLVERALAGNPGPYQVITADGTRPPWLPGSFDRVLMDVPCSGLGALRRRPEARWRRRPEDLESFAPLQRGLLREALSAVRVGGVVGYATCSPHLAETRVVVEDVLKGRGAGMSPVSAELIDARPYMQEVPALGDGPDVQLWPHLHGTDAMYLALIRRTA; encoded by the coding sequence GTGAGCGAACAGCCTCCTCGCCGACCGGCCGCCACCAAGGCCAACGGCAAGCCCGCCAAGCCCTACCGCCGGCCCCAGAAGGACCCCGTCCGGATGCTGGCCTTCGAGGTGCTGCGGGCGGTGGACGAGCGCGACGCGTACGCGAACCTCGTGCTGCCGCCGCTGCTGAAGAAGGCCCGCAAGGACGAGACCTTCCAGGCGCGGGACGCGGCGCTGGCCACCGAGCTGGTCTACGGGACGCTGCGCCGCCAGGGCACGTACGACGCGGTCATCAAGGCCTGCATCGACCGGCCGCTGCGCGAGGTGGACCCGCCGGTCCTGGACGTGCTCTCGCTCGGCGCGCACCAGCTGCTCGGCACCCGCATCCCCACGCACGCGGCGGTGTCCGCGAGTGTGGAGCTGGCGCGGGTGGTGCTCGGCGACGGGCGTGCGAAGTTCGTGAACGCGGTGCTCCGCAAGATCGCCGCGCACGACCTGGAGGGCTGGCTGGAGAAGGTGGCGCCGCCGTACGAGGACGACGCCGAGGAGCACCTCGCGGTGTACCACTCGCATCCCAGGTGGGTGGTGACCGCGCTGTGGGACTCGCTGGGCGGCGGGCGGGCCGGCATCGAGGACCTGCTGGAGGCCGACAACGAGCGGCCCGAGGTCACGCTGGTGGCACGCCCCGGACGGTCCACCCAGGAGGAGCTCCTGGAGGCCGTCGGCGAGGACTCGGCGCTGCCGGGCCGCTGGTCCCCGTACGCGGTCCGGATGGCCGAGGGCGGCGAGCCGGGTGCGCTGGAGGCCGTGCGCGAGGGACGGGCCGGTGTCCAGGACGAAGGCAGCCAGCTGGTGGCCATGGCCCTGGCGGCCGTCCCGGTCGAGGGCCGCGACGAGCGCTGGCTCGACGGCTGCGCGGGCCCCGGCGGCAAGGCGGCCCTGCTGGCGGCCCTGGCCGCGCAGCGCGGGGCGTTCCTGCTGGCCTCCGAGAAGCAGCCGCACCGGGCCCGGCTCGTCGAGCGGGCGCTGGCCGGCAACCCCGGCCCGTACCAGGTCATCACGGCGGACGGAACGCGCCCGCCGTGGCTGCCGGGCTCCTTCGACCGGGTCCTGATGGACGTCCCCTGCTCCGGCCTGGGCGCGCTGCGCCGCCGCCCGGAGGCGCGGTGGCGGCGCCGGCCGGAGGACCTGGAGAGCTTCGCGCCGCTCCAGCGCGGCCTGCTGCGCGAGGCCCTGTCGGCGGTCCGCGTGGGCGGGGTCGTGGGCTACGCGACCTGCTCGCCGCACCTGGCGGAGACCCGGGTGGTCGTGGAGGACGTACTGAAGGGGCGCGGCGCGGGCATGTCCCCGGTGTCCGCGGAACTGATCGACGCGCGGCCGTACATGCAGGAGGTGCCGGCGCTGGGCGACGGCCCGGACGTACAGCTCTGGCCGCACCTGCACGGGACGGACGCGATGTACCTGGCGTTGATCAGGCGCACGGCGTAG
- the fmt gene encoding methionyl-tRNA formyltransferase codes for MKLVFAGTPEVAVPALDALIASGRHEVAAVVTRPDAPAGRGRRLVASPVAERAEEAGIEVLKPARPRDPDFQARLREIGPDCCPVVAYGALIPKSALDIPKHGWVNLHFSLLPAWRGAAPVQQSIMAGDQVTGASTFRIEEGLDTGPVFGILTEEIRPTDTSGDLLTRLAFAGSGLLVATMDGIEDGTLRAVEQPADGISLAPKITVEDARVEWTAPAMRVDRLVRGCTPAPGAWTVFRGERLKLISVGLVTDRTDLKPGDMGVGKNNVHVGTGSHAVELLWVQPQGKKPMKAADWARGVRIAPGERLGGSDVG; via the coding sequence GTGAAGCTCGTCTTCGCAGGCACCCCCGAGGTCGCCGTGCCCGCCCTGGACGCCTTGATCGCCTCCGGGCGACACGAGGTCGCCGCCGTCGTCACCCGGCCCGACGCACCGGCTGGCCGCGGCCGCCGCCTCGTCGCCAGCCCCGTCGCCGAGCGCGCCGAGGAAGCCGGCATCGAGGTGCTCAAGCCCGCCCGGCCGCGCGACCCGGACTTCCAGGCCCGGTTGAGGGAGATCGGGCCCGACTGCTGCCCGGTCGTCGCCTACGGCGCGCTGATCCCCAAGAGCGCCCTGGACATCCCGAAGCACGGCTGGGTCAACCTGCACTTCTCCCTGCTGCCCGCCTGGCGCGGTGCCGCGCCGGTCCAGCAGTCGATCATGGCGGGGGACCAGGTCACCGGTGCCTCCACCTTCCGGATCGAGGAGGGGCTGGACACCGGCCCCGTCTTCGGGATCCTCACCGAGGAGATCCGGCCCACGGACACCAGCGGTGACCTCCTGACCCGCCTCGCGTTCGCGGGCTCCGGGCTGCTGGTCGCCACCATGGACGGCATCGAGGACGGCACCCTGCGGGCCGTGGAGCAGCCCGCCGACGGGATCTCCCTCGCGCCGAAGATCACCGTCGAGGACGCCCGGGTGGAGTGGACGGCGCCCGCGATGCGCGTCGACCGGCTGGTGCGCGGCTGCACCCCGGCGCCGGGCGCGTGGACGGTCTTCCGCGGGGAGCGGCTCAAGCTGATCTCGGTCGGCCTGGTCACGGACCGGACGGACCTGAAGCCGGGGGACATGGGCGTGGGCAAGAACAACGTCCACGTCGGCACCGGCTCGCACGCCGTGGAACTGCTGTGGGTGCAGCCGCAGGGCAAGAAGCCGATGAAGGCCGCCGACTGGGCGCGCGGGGTGCGGATCGCTCCCGGCGAGCGGCTGGGCGGGTCCGACGTAGGCTGA
- a CDS encoding primosomal protein N', translating into MSSTNDADGYSGPGGPPEQLALIRETIAEAKAKAPKAKPRTWRGASVAEELPVARVLVNKGVLHLDRLFDYAVPAELSESAQPGVRVRVRFGAGSHRVHGGRREGGGLIDGFIVERRAESDYNGALAALAQVVSSEVVLGPRMLALARAVADRYAGSLADVLQLALPARSARAEAKPSPEPLPPPAAPDPAGWERYGAGPGFLRALAAGSAPRAVWTALPGPGWADELARAMAATLASGRGALAVVPDGRTAARVDAALTALLGEGRHALLTAESGPEKRYRQWLAVSRGSVRAVVGTRAAMFAPVRDLGLVAVWDDGDSSHSDDHAPFPHVREVLELRAVTDGCAFLVGSTSCTVEAAQLVESGWARPLVADRETVRTYAPRIRTVGDELLARDGAARAARLPSLAWETVREGLKTGPVLVQVPRRGYVPRLACERCRTPARCTVCAGPLEAPDERDLHCGWCGRQETSWHCEECGSFRLRAQVVGARRTAEELGRAFPAVPVRTSGRDHILDEVPDRPALVVCTPGAEPVAAGAGYAAALLLDGWAMLTRPDLRASEEALRRWIAAASLVRGDGQVVVVAEPTLRPVQALVRWDPVGHAVRELAERAQLGFPPVSRMAAVAAGSAEAVEAFLAGAVLPPDAEVLGPVPLPGRRGEAVAGERALVRVPPGSGAALAAALKSAQAARLARGAPASEAVRIRIDPLDIG; encoded by the coding sequence GTGAGCAGCACCAATGACGCGGACGGGTACAGCGGGCCGGGAGGCCCGCCGGAGCAGCTCGCGCTGATCCGGGAGACGATCGCCGAGGCGAAGGCCAAGGCGCCCAAGGCCAAGCCGCGGACCTGGCGCGGGGCCTCCGTCGCCGAGGAGCTGCCCGTCGCCCGGGTCCTGGTGAACAAGGGCGTGCTCCACCTCGACCGGCTCTTCGACTACGCGGTGCCCGCCGAGCTCTCCGAGTCCGCCCAGCCGGGCGTCCGGGTCCGGGTCCGGTTCGGTGCGGGCTCCCACCGGGTGCACGGCGGCCGCCGCGAGGGCGGCGGGCTCATCGACGGGTTCATCGTCGAGCGGCGCGCCGAGTCCGACTACAACGGTGCCCTCGCCGCCCTCGCCCAGGTGGTCTCCTCCGAGGTCGTCCTGGGCCCCCGGATGCTCGCGCTCGCCCGCGCCGTCGCCGACCGGTACGCCGGCAGCCTCGCCGACGTGCTCCAGCTCGCGCTGCCCGCGCGCAGCGCCCGCGCCGAAGCCAAGCCGTCCCCCGAGCCGCTGCCCCCGCCCGCCGCGCCCGACCCCGCCGGCTGGGAGCGGTACGGGGCCGGCCCCGGCTTCCTGCGGGCCCTGGCCGCCGGCTCCGCCCCGCGCGCCGTGTGGACCGCCCTGCCCGGCCCCGGCTGGGCCGACGAGCTGGCCCGCGCCATGGCCGCCACCCTCGCCTCCGGCCGCGGCGCCCTCGCCGTGGTCCCCGACGGGCGCACCGCCGCCCGGGTCGACGCCGCCCTGACCGCCCTCCTCGGCGAGGGACGGCACGCGCTGCTGACCGCCGAGTCGGGGCCCGAGAAGCGCTACCGCCAGTGGCTCGCCGTCAGCCGGGGCTCGGTGCGGGCCGTCGTCGGCACCCGGGCCGCCATGTTCGCGCCCGTCCGCGACCTCGGGCTCGTCGCCGTCTGGGACGACGGGGACTCCAGCCACAGCGACGACCACGCCCCCTTCCCGCACGTGCGGGAGGTACTGGAGCTGCGCGCGGTCACCGACGGCTGCGCCTTCCTCGTGGGCAGCACCAGCTGCACCGTGGAGGCCGCCCAGCTCGTCGAGTCCGGCTGGGCCCGGCCGCTGGTGGCCGACCGCGAGACCGTACGCACGTACGCGCCCCGCATCCGCACCGTCGGCGACGAACTCCTGGCCCGGGACGGGGCGGCGCGGGCCGCGCGGCTGCCGAGCCTGGCGTGGGAGACCGTACGGGAGGGCCTCAAGACGGGGCCCGTGCTGGTCCAGGTGCCCCGGCGCGGCTACGTGCCCCGGCTGGCCTGCGAGCGGTGCCGCACCCCGGCCCGCTGCACGGTGTGCGCGGGCCCTCTGGAGGCCCCCGACGAGCGGGACCTGCACTGCGGCTGGTGCGGGCGGCAGGAGACCTCCTGGCACTGCGAGGAGTGCGGTTCGTTCCGGCTGCGGGCCCAGGTGGTCGGCGCCCGGCGCACCGCCGAGGAACTGGGGCGGGCCTTCCCGGCCGTGCCCGTACGGACCTCCGGGCGCGACCACATCCTCGACGAGGTCCCGGACCGGCCCGCGCTGGTGGTGTGCACGCCCGGCGCCGAACCGGTCGCCGCGGGCGCCGGGTACGCGGCGGCGCTGCTGCTGGACGGCTGGGCCATGCTCACCCGGCCCGACCTGCGGGCGAGCGAGGAGGCGCTGCGGCGCTGGATCGCCGCGGCCTCGCTGGTACGGGGGGACGGGCAGGTCGTGGTGGTCGCCGAGCCGACGCTGCGGCCGGTCCAGGCGCTCGTGCGGTGGGACCCCGTCGGACACGCGGTGCGGGAGCTCGCGGAGCGGGCCCAGCTGGGCTTCCCGCCGGTCTCGCGGATGGCGGCGGTGGCGGCGGGCAGCGCGGAGGCCGTCGAAGCCTTTCTGGCGGGGGCCGTGTTGCCGCCGGATGCGGAGGTGCTGGGGCCCGTGCCGCTGCCGGGTCGGCGGGGGGAGGCCGTGGCGGGGGAGCGGGCGCTGGTGCGGGTGCCGCCGGGTAGCGGCGCGGCTTTGGCGGCGGCGCTGAAATCGGCGCAGGCCGCGCGGCTGGCCCGGGGGGCCCCTGCCTCGGAGGCGGTCCGGATCCGGATCGACCCGCTGGACATCGGGTAG